The [Clostridium] celerecrescens 18A genomic sequence TGAGAATCCAAAAAATATTATCCAGCCGGAATACATATGCAAAGAGATAAAAAAGAAGGATCACAATAATTCCTTTTAATAATGTCCATGCTCTTGTATTCATGATCCAGGTCAGCAGTTCATACAGCAGAACGGCTATGATAATAATTTCAACTAAGTTTGTTTTTGATATTCTGGGCAGGAACGATACCCAGGAGTACATTCCGTCTAAAAAATCTGCTATTTTCTCCACCTCCCTTTCTTTTCCTTATCACTGCCCATGCTTTTTGGGCAGAACCCACCACGCGTTACCGGGTGTAAAGGTATGCCCGTAGGGCGCTTCCTACCTCTGCGGCCTTTGGAGCTTTCTGGCATTGATTTTCTGAACTTTCACGTCAGGTGCGCTGACTGTCAGCTTTGGAACTGCCTTGACGTAATAATAATAATCATCATCTTCAAATTGTACGTATTCTGTCCTGGAGTAATCCACTGCAAAGACAAAAAATGTATAAATTCCTGCAATTACAATGGAAAACAAGATTCCCACCAGGAGCCCGATAACCGATACCGATACATCTGCAACGATATCTCCGACAAAAATCACGCCGAGCTGTGCAATGGTACCTGCCACAATGGCAATGATCCAGGAATAATCCATGGATAAATTGCGGGTAACCGCCACCACCACAAGAGAAAGGGCAAACGCTATAACCATCACAAGCATCAGCTTATTAGACAGCAGGACCTTCATGAGCTGCATGAATTTAACGATTTCATCCACCGACATATCGTTGGTCAGCACTCCTGCGTTCTGTTTCACATATAAAAGCGTATAATAAATAAATACACCGCAGCTTACCGGTATCACAGATATGGCACTCCCTGAAAGTCCTACGATCAAAGGGATCGCATAAGGGATCTTTAACAGGAAAAATACCGGGGTCAGCACCAGCAGATAACTGTCACCCGGCTGGAATCCGTAATAAAGAAGTCCTGCCACCACAATAAAAACAGCCATGACCAGAGTGATCTCAAGGGAAATTCCCGACAGATGGGCAAGCATAAAGCATGCCGCCAGAAAGGAGATGGCTCCATAGGGCAAAAAAGAGCATACCAGTGCCAATACTAATGGAATGTATGGCTCCGTTAGCTTTGTCATAAAGCCAATATTCTTATTCATCAGAGAAAACGCCAGGAGGCTGAACAGAAACTTGATTACAGGCGTTATATAAATCTCAAACCTGGCATAAAACTCTTTCAATCGTTCTTTAAATACAAGAAGGCTCATCATGATGTCCGTCCTCCCTTAGTTCGTTTTAAAGGTCTGGTGTTTCCCTCATACCGCTTGTCCAGCCTTTTTAATTTTGCCAGATATACCTTTGTACCACGGCTGGCATATTCGTATCGCTTCATATATACAGCAGCACTGATTCCAAGGTAAATGATCAGTCCAACGAGATAAACCAGTCCAATTCGCATTCCGGCTGCCGTCAGGCCCTTCAGTTCCATGGTATTCATCAACTGTTCCATATCATATAATTCCCATAAAACCAGACATAAAACAAAGCTCAGGGTATAGCTGAAAAAAGAACGGAACAGCTTACTGCTGATGTAATCACTTTTAAAGTACCGGTTGATGGGAAATATCCTTTTTCCTTCGTGTTTTTCAAACATTGCAAGGCTGGTCATGATCTTTATTTTTTCTTCACTAAGCATATAGTTCCCTCACTAAACCATAAGATATCACCCTATTATATCATAGAACCGTTTACTTTGCGAGCCGTTTAAGGAATTTTTATTATTTTATATCATTCCTGGTTTTTCATGAATGATTCCGGCGGAGTCAGAAACCTGCGGGTCACATCTGTTATGAATGAAAGAGCGCAGCGGATGTGCTGCGCTCTTTTATTCATACCTCAGGGCGTCAATAGGATCTGCCTTTGCCGCCTTGGAAGCAGGATAAATACCAAAAAATAAGCCTACCAAAGCCGAAAATCCCACAGCTACCAGGATGACCGTCGGCTTTATGACCACCTTCATGCCAAACAGCGCTCCTCCAGCCAGCACAAGCCCCCCGCCAACCGCTACTCCCAGGATTCCGCCCAGAGCGGAAAGTATTGCGGATTCCGTCAAAAACTGGATCAAAACATCCCTTGTTTTTGCACCTAAGGCCTTACGAATCCCTATTTCCCGGGTCCGTTCCGTAACGGATACCAGCATGATGTTCATGATTCCGATCCCTCCAACTAACAGGGAGATGGCTGCGATTCCACCTACAGCAGCAGATAAGCCCCCCATTATAGTGTCCGCACTTCCCATTTCACTGGACACAGAATAGAAGGTGACATCCTCCTTGTTCCGGTTCTTGGTCTTTGCCAGATAGGAAGTAATCATTTCAGAAAACACATTCATATCAGTTCCTTCTTTTGCATAGAGACGCAGACCGTAAATGTTATCATTGGGCCAGGTCAATAAGGAATCCGGTACATATCCGGCCCTGGTAGCGTTGGTTCCCGCCATCATCGCCTCAAAGGGATTTAAGTCCTCTCTGTAGACTCCGACTACATTATAATCGTCCGTATTGCCATAAATGGTGGTGCGGAAAGTCTTTCCCACTGCATTTTCCGTGCCAAAAAGCTCTTTTGCTCCCTTTGCCTCCAGTACAACATTGTTCTTTCTTCCTTTAACATCGGCTTCGTTTAGATTACGGCCATAGATAATATTGATCTTCTGGACCTGAGGGTAATTGGAAAAAATACCTTCAAACTGGTACTTGACTTTATTGCGGCCAACAACGGCTTCTGCATTTGTTCTGGCATTGCTGTCAATGTAACTGATTTCATCTCCGAACACTTCTTCCAGCCGGTCCATTTCATCAAGAGTAAAGTAATCGCTATCCCTCATATCCCCGCCGTCCTTTGGCCAGACGTAGACATAGGCAAGGGTTACTCCCGCATTCTTATAGAGATCAGATACCATAAACCGCATGGTATCACCAATGGACACAATGGCAATGACAGACCCAATGCCTATAATGATTCCAAGCATGGTCAGAAAGGACCGCATCTTGTTGGCCTTAATGGCATGAATTGCCATACTCATATTTTCCAGCAGCATGATGTTCTCCCCTCCTATTCATATCTTAACGCTTCAATGGGATCCTTTTTCGCTGCCTTGGAAGCCGGATAAAGACCAAAGAAAATACCCACAAGGGCCGAGAAACCAACAGCCATAACCACCACAGAGGGCCTGACGACCACCGCCATCTGAAAGGCGGCTCCTCCTGCTTTAACGAGTCCTACTCCAAGAAAGATGCCGATAATCCCTCCACAGGCCGACATAAAAGCAGATTCCGTTAAAAACTGGATCATAATGTCTCTTGTCTTTGCGCCCAGGGCCTTTCGGATCCCGATCTCCCTCGTCCGCTCTGTGACAGAAACCATCATAATATTCATAATTCCGATTCCGCCTACCAGCAAAGAGATGGCAGCAATTCCACCTACCGCTGCCGCCATGGCGGAAAGACCGGTATCCACGCTCCCCATTTGCTCTACCACTGACATGGTCCGGATCTCTGATTCCGGACGGCCCTTTAATTTTGCCACGTACCGGGTGAGTTCTGCAAGGAATGCTTTCACATCCACTCCATCCCGGACATAAAAATTTAAGTCCTGAAAGTAATCATTGGATTTTGTGAGAATCGTATATGGCAGAAATCCTGACTGCGTCTGCCCGTTTCCCATAAGCATGGCCATCATGGGAGAAATATCCTTATGATAGACCCCCACAACCATGTATTCCTGAGTGTCCTTATTTATGGTCATGCGGAAGGTTCTTCCCACACAATCGGCCGTACCGAACAGCTGCACTGCCCCCTTATCCTCCAGAACCACGTGATTTGCCGCTCCTTTTATGTCAGCCGTATTGAGGGCTCTGCCGTAAATAATATCCAGCGGCTGAACATCGGAATAATTGGAGTCAATTCCCTGGAACTGATACTTTACCTTCCTGCGCCCATTGACGGCCTCAGCCTCGGTGCTGGCATCGCTGTCAATATACTGAATTTTATCCTGGTAAACGTCCCTGACCCGGTCCATCTCATCCCTGGTAAAATAATCCGACATGCGGAAATCTGTTACATCCCAGGATACCATGATAACGGCCCGGTTAAAGCCCACATCCTTATAGGCATCGGAAAATAAGTTTCTCATACTGTCACCCACAGATACAATTGCAATTACTGCTCCAATACCAATGATGATACCCAGCATGGTCAAAAAGGACCTCATCTTATTGGATCGTATGGCGTGAAGCGCCATACTCATATTTTCTATCAGCATGGCGCCCCCTCTTTCTCTGTTTTAGCAGCCTCCTTCTGTCCCTGGCCTTGAGGGACATTTGGTAAATCGCTGACCAGCTTCCCATCCCGAAACCGTATGATACGCCCTGCAAATGCAGCAATATTCTCTTCATGGGTTACCAGAACCACAGTTGCGCCTTCCCGGTGAAGCTGGGAGAACAGCTCCATGATCTCCACGGAGGAAGCGGTATCCAGGTTGCCCGTAGGCTCATCAGCCATAATGAGAGGCGGCTCATTGGCCAAAGCCCTGGCAATGGCTACCCTCTGCCGCTGTCCGCCGGATAGCTCATTGGGCATATGCTCGTATCTTTTTCCAAGGCCCACCCGTTCCAAAAGCATTAAGGCACGTTCTTCCCTTGTCTTTTTGGAAATATGGGCATAAGTCATGGGAAGCTCCACATTCTTTAACGCAGAAGTCCTTGCAATTAAGTTAAAGGACTGGAATACAAATCCTATCTTGCGGTTTCTGATCGCCGATAAGTCATCAGCAGAAAGTTCTGCCGTATCAATGCCGTCAAGATAATAATGTCCCATGGTGGGCCGGTCCAGGCATCCTAAAATATTCATAAGCGTTGATTTTCCCGAGCCTGACTGCCCCATGATGGCAACAAATTCTCCTCGCTTAATGGTTAAGTTCACCCGCTTTAAACCAAGTACTTTAATGGATCCGGTATCATAAACCTTCACCACATCCACCAGCTTTATCAGATCTTCCCGAACATTTTCTGTTACGCAGGCGGGAAGCTTATCTTTCTTTTTCCACATACTGCCTCCCCCTTACTGAACCGGCGGAATTACGGTTACTGTCATTCCTTCTGTAATCATGGAGGACGGTGCATCGATTATCTGCAACCCTTCTGTTAAGGCCCCTTCTTCCTCTGGAATGACTTCCGCCTGGATGTCACTCTCCACCCCGGTTTTCACCGGAATGAATGATACGATGTTATCCTTCACACAAGCGATCGCTATGCTGCCATCCGGCTGCTGGACAACAGCGGAAATCGGGACAACCCATACATTTTCTGCCTTTCGAAGCTCTATCTTTGCCTTGGCAGTAATGCCTGCGATCAACCGGGTATTTTGATCAATGATCCGTATGGTGGTCGGGATGACTCTCTCCGTGGAACCATTCCCCTTCTCCTCGCCGGTTGGTGAAATGGCGGTTACCTCACCTCTTGCGGTTTCACCGCTTAAAATATCGGCGCTGATTTCCACCGGCTGCCCGATGGCTACCTTTCCGATGGAATACTCGCTGACATTGATCTTCATCTCCAGTACATCCAGGTTGTTGATAATGAACATGGGTTTGTCATCGTCGGTTTTATCCGCAAAACGGCCTACCTTGCAGTTTACTCTTACTACGGTTCCTGCAATAGGGCTGGTAACTTTGGTATTGGTAAGCGCTTCCTTCTTCTGTCCCAGTTCAAAGGCCTCTTTCTCGATCTGCAGGGCGTAGGACTCGTTTGCCACAGGTTTTCCGTTCTTTAACGTGTATGTACTTATTTCCCTCTGCGCATCATTCATAGTATTAGAAGCAGTTTCAAGCTCCACCTGGGAAGCGCTTCCTCCCTGGTATAGAGCCAGTGTCCGGTTATAATTGGCCTTGGCTGTCTCTAAATCCTGTTTTGCTTTTGCATATCCGTTCTCTGCTTCCAGCTGCTTATCC encodes the following:
- a CDS encoding ABC transporter permease, with the translated sequence MMSLLVFKERLKEFYARFEIYITPVIKFLFSLLAFSLMNKNIGFMTKLTEPYIPLVLALVCSFLPYGAISFLAACFMLAHLSGISLEITLVMAVFIVVAGLLYYGFQPGDSYLLVLTPVFFLLKIPYAIPLIVGLSGSAISVIPVSCGVFIYYTLLYVKQNAGVLTNDMSVDEIVKFMQLMKVLLSNKLMLVMVIAFALSLVVVAVTRNLSMDYSWIIAIVAGTIAQLGVIFVGDIVADVSVSVIGLLVGILFSIVIAGIYTFFVFAVDYSRTEYVQFEDDDYYYYVKAVPKLTVSAPDVKVQKINARKLQRPQR
- a CDS encoding ABC transporter permease, translated to MLLENMSMAIHAIKANKMRSFLTMLGIIIGIGSVIAIVSIGDTMRFMVSDLYKNAGVTLAYVYVWPKDGGDMRDSDYFTLDEMDRLEEVFGDEISYIDSNARTNAEAVVGRNKVKYQFEGIFSNYPQVQKINIIYGRNLNEADVKGRKNNVVLEAKGAKELFGTENAVGKTFRTTIYGNTDDYNVVGVYREDLNPFEAMMAGTNATRAGYVPDSLLTWPNDNIYGLRLYAKEGTDMNVFSEMITSYLAKTKNRNKEDVTFYSVSSEMGSADTIMGGLSAAVGGIAAISLLVGGIGIMNIMLVSVTERTREIGIRKALGAKTRDVLIQFLTESAILSALGGILGVAVGGGLVLAGGALFGMKVVIKPTVILVAVGFSALVGLFFGIYPASKAAKADPIDALRYE
- a CDS encoding ABC transporter permease, with the translated sequence MLIENMSMALHAIRSNKMRSFLTMLGIIIGIGAVIAIVSVGDSMRNLFSDAYKDVGFNRAVIMVSWDVTDFRMSDYFTRDEMDRVRDVYQDKIQYIDSDASTEAEAVNGRRKVKYQFQGIDSNYSDVQPLDIIYGRALNTADIKGAANHVVLEDKGAVQLFGTADCVGRTFRMTINKDTQEYMVVGVYHKDISPMMAMLMGNGQTQSGFLPYTILTKSNDYFQDLNFYVRDGVDVKAFLAELTRYVAKLKGRPESEIRTMSVVEQMGSVDTGLSAMAAAVGGIAAISLLVGGIGIMNIMMVSVTERTREIGIRKALGAKTRDIMIQFLTESAFMSACGGIIGIFLGVGLVKAGGAAFQMAVVVRPSVVVMAVGFSALVGIFFGLYPASKAAKKDPIEALRYE
- a CDS encoding ABC transporter ATP-binding protein, with the protein product MWKKKDKLPACVTENVREDLIKLVDVVKVYDTGSIKVLGLKRVNLTIKRGEFVAIMGQSGSGKSTLMNILGCLDRPTMGHYYLDGIDTAELSADDLSAIRNRKIGFVFQSFNLIARTSALKNVELPMTYAHISKKTREERALMLLERVGLGKRYEHMPNELSGGQRQRVAIARALANEPPLIMADEPTGNLDTASSVEIMELFSQLHREGATVVLVTHEENIAAFAGRIIRFRDGKLVSDLPNVPQGQGQKEAAKTEKEGAPC
- a CDS encoding efflux RND transporter periplasmic adaptor subunit; protein product: MDRFKSKVEETDEAAEMEQMSDEVFDKELENLMEEENNGKKKKKKGSRKKWSKKRKIITIGAAAIGAFFIAFKVLAGSGGGALPVTVSPLAKGEVVDMLSVSGPVQGTDSVEVVSNLHAEILELPVKEGDRVEKGQVLALLDDKDAKKEVDIAQNAYDLAVSTYQDKQLEAENGYAKAKQDLETAKANYNRTLALYQGGSASQVELETASNTMNDAQREISTYTLKNGKPVANESYALQIEKEAFELGQKKEALTNTKVTSPIAGTVVRVNCKVGRFADKTDDDKPMFIINNLDVLEMKINVSEYSIGKVAIGQPVEISADILSGETARGEVTAISPTGEEKGNGSTERVIPTTIRIIDQNTRLIAGITAKAKIELRKAENVWVVPISAVVQQPDGSIAIACVKDNIVSFIPVKTGVESDIQAEVIPEEEGALTEGLQIIDAPSSMITEGMTVTVIPPVQ